The following proteins are co-located in the Apium graveolens cultivar Ventura chromosome 5, ASM990537v1, whole genome shotgun sequence genome:
- the LOC141661394 gene encoding uncharacterized protein LOC141661394: MDSANQKETGVMDESCREGKRQKCSGRLGNYGPSASVAPMPLAFAPLTNAHPNPIAFASPEDNLIRPLTSLVTADGLPYRPKNNVRPENLASGGEHMPEVHDPDVEAFESLLNREIEELNMKIEEDTAREAQWQMSQFTSTFTELYTGFETSRKKRKDLEKQVTNLKGRIQILKDKEAHWDEKKKEIERERDEAREEARKAVNEKRILEQKLEKAAKQYKAGLGTFLAYMATGEGKSMGEYVKELVKETPCNNRAPADRAEPDGGM; this comes from the exons ATGGATTCAGCAAACCAGAAGGAGACGGGAGTTATGGATGAGAGTTGTCGTGAGGGGAAGAGGCAGAAGTGTAGTGGTAGACTGGGAAACTACGGACCTAGTGCATCAGTAGCCCCAATGCCACTTGCATTTGCACCCCTAACAAATGCACATCCTAATCCAATTGCATTTGCTTCCCCAGAAGACAATTTAATTCGACCTTTAACGAGCTTGGTCACAGCTGATGGTTTACCGTACAGGCCAAAGAACAATGTTCGGCCAGAGAACTTAG CATCAGGAGGGGAACATATGCCAGAGGTCCATGATCCTGATGTGGAGGCTTTTGAGTCCCTGCTTAACAGGGAAATTGAAGAGCTAAACATGAAAATTGAAGAGGATACTGCAAGAGAGGCTCAATGGCAGATGAGTCAA TTTACCTCAACCTTCACTGAGCTATACACTGGCTTTGAGACATCAAGGAAGAAAAGAAAGGATCTGGAAAAGCAAGTAACCAACCTCAAGGGTCGGATACAAATATTGAAAGATAAGGAAGCCCACTGGGACGAGAAGAAGAAAGAGATTGAGAGGGAACGCGATGAAGCTCGAGAAGAAGCACGTAAAGCTGTCAATGAGAAACGAATTCTGGAGCAAAAGTTGGAGAAGGCTGCCAAGCAATACAAGGCTGGCTTAGGCACCTTTCTTGCATACATGGCAACTGGGGAAGGTAAATCAATGGGGGAGTATGTAAAGGAGCTCGTGAAGGAGACTCCTTGTAACAATAGGGCCCCAGCTGACCGGGCAGAACCTGATGGGGGAATGTGA